The bacterium nucleotide sequence TCAAGCAGCTTCGCCATCTCAAGCGGCGGCCTGGCCGCTATTGCCTCGATTGACAGCAGCCCCTCCTTCTCCAATACGGCAAGGTGTGCATCGTCCAGCCCGATCTCATCGACAAGTGATTTTTTGAAATGCGCAAGAGCCTCCAACCTCCGGCCCTCCTCCTCTCTGGCCAACGATTCCTTCAGAATCTGAAGTGAATACCCAGTCAACTTGCTTGCCAAAGAGACGTTCTGCCAATGTCGGCCTACCGCCTGAGAGAAATCATTGTCCGGAACAACCACTCGCGCCGTTTTCTTCTCCTCATCGATCTCAACAGACATAACCTTGGCCGGAACGAGCGCATTGCGAATATACTGCTGTGTGTCCGGGTCCCAATTGACCACGTCAATCAGCTCGCCCTTAAGCTCCCGGATAACGGTCTGAACCCTGGCGCCCCGCACGCCTACGCAGGCGCCCACAGCATCGATGCTCTCATCGTGGGACAGCACGCTCATCTTGGTCCGCTGACCCGGGATCCTTTCCACGTCCTTGATCTCCACTATCCCGCTCCCCACTTCGGCCACAGAGGACTCAAAAAGCCTCCTGATGAGGCCCGGATGCGCCCGAGACAAAACGACCTGTGCGCGGCTGCGGCGTTCGGCAACCTCGACCACATAAGCGCAGACCCGGTCGCCGTAGCGCAGCCGTTCCTGTGGTATCTGCTCACGTCTGTAGATCATACCCTCGGCTCGACCGAGGTCCAGAACCGTCCCTGCTGGCTCAGAGCGTATCACAAGCCCAGTAACCATCTCACCAACGCGGTCGTTGTATTCGGACTGCACCGCCTCCTTCTCGGCCTCCCTGACCTTCTGCATGATCACCTGCTTGGCGATCTGCGCGGCGATCCGGCCGAAGTCCCTCACCTGTTTCGGGAACCTGACCACATCGCCCTCGATCTGAGCGTCAGGCGGCAGACTCTTGACACGGGAAGCCTCGATCTCCAGGTCCGGGTCGGTTACCACTTCAACAACCTTCCTGACCTCGAATATCGAGGTCTCGCCGCTCTCAGGGTCGATCCTGACCTCCACGTTCTTCGGAGCCGCATCCACATCCCTGCCGATTGCTGCCGCAAGCGCAGTCTCCACCGCGCTTATCAGCTTCTCCTTCGAGATGCCCTTCTCGAACTCTAGAGACTCTATCGCCTTGATAAGCTGCTTGTTCATTGAATCGCTCCCGGCCCCAGCTACTTCCTGCCAACACCGGCCAGAAGTTCCTGCGTCGTGTAGTGCAAACTGGCTCGCCAAATAAGCGCAAACGGTGCCTCCAGTCTCTCGCCTGATGAGAGCTCAAAAACCACCGCTGGGCCCTGTTCCCTCTGCACCACGTCTTGAATAATTCCCACGAATCTCTTCCTGTTTTCGACCATCTCAGAAAGAAAAACCTTCGCCCTCCGACCGCTGAAACGTCTGAAATCATCAGGACTCTTCAGTGCCCTCATGACCCCCGGTGACGAAACCTCCAGCACATACCTATTAGGAATAAAACCCTCGAGGTCCAATAGTGGGTTCAACTGAGAACTCAACTCGCTCAGGTCGGACACGGCAACACCGCCCACCTTGTCAACCAAAATCGCCAAAACCCACCTACTTTCATGCTTCCTGTAGTCAATCTCAACAAGCTGAAGACCGAGCTCGGCACAAACCGGCTCGGTCAGAGCCCATGCCTTATCGGCTATCATACTCATATCTCGCCTCTGCGCACACGCTTCCACCAAGCGCTAGGATCATAGATTACAATAGACTGCTCCGCGATTTCTGTCAAATGTTTTCGGCTGCGTCGACGAGTCGCTGTGCATGCAAGAAATGGTCGAAGGCTCCACTGGCATGAATAACGTTATCGCCCCATCGTGCTCCCCTAAGGCTGCATAGGTTCCGTGCGGCTTCGACAGACCGCAGTCTTTCTATGCGCAGTGTTGAGGTAGGGAACTTAGGCTAGCGTATTACGCTCGATACGGAACGCTCATCTGCTCCATGATGCAATGGGCAAGCCAGAACCCAATCCCTCCGCATAAGTGCAACCATGACAGTGCTTTAGGCCAGATGCACCGGCCCGGTGTCCTTCCCGGGATTAATGAATCGTTACGCCCACCGCCGATGTCTCCGAGAAGTTTATCAGCGTCCCTGGCACCATCGCGGCCGAGTAGAATGTGTAATGCCCGAACAGCGAGCTATCTGCTATCGGCATGTCGATGAGCGTCCCTGTGCCCGAGGCGCCTCCATCCAGCGTGAACCTTGTGTAACCCCAGTCCGTAACCCAGCCCGGATAGAACAGCAGTGTATCGCCAAGCATAACCGCAACATAGAAATCGACGGTGAGCCGTCTCGAAGGATTCAAGAACGTAACAGAATACTTCAGCGACTCGCCCACCGTGAGATCATCATCCGCGACAGAGCCAGTAAGAGATGGCGCTCCGGAGCCACCCTGGTCCCGGAAGCCAATCACCTGTGCCTCGTCTTTGGCGGTGCAGATGTATAGCGTTCCTGTCGGGCCGATGACTGGCGAGGCGCCGGCCTTCCAGTAACCGTCCCGTGTGGTCCAGTCCAGGACTATGCCGTCCGAGCGCATGATGTAAATGTTGCCTGGCTCAGTATAGACATATATCTTGCCATCGCTGTCTATAAGAGGGGAGGCCTTGATCGCTCCCACGAGCTGACCTGCCCAAACCGTCCGGCCGGAAGAATCGAACTTGCGTATGTTACTGCCTTCATCGCCGACCACAATGCTGTCCGGGCCAGCGTAGGCCGCCGATGCGCTGATGGGCATCGGGAAGGCATCCGACCATCGAAACTCGCCCTCTCTGTTGACGCACGTGAATGCCCCGTTGGTCGATCCAAACAGGATTAGGCCAGCATCGGTCAACACAGGTGTTGCATGCAGCTCTCCGCCAACGCTGTAAGACCAGCTCGGAAGGCCGCTCTTCGTAACTGCATACAGTTTCCCATCCGTTGCGCCGACCAAGAGAAGCTCGTCGTCAATTGTTACCGATGAGGTATAAATGGAAGCGGAAGTGAGCGGTAAGGACCAGTTTAGCGATCCGTCCGACTCGCGCAAGGAATACAGATTGCCGGCGTAGTTGCCGAAATAAACGTTTCCATCGAAGCTGGAAGACGGGCCGTTGAAGATAGCAAAGCCGTCGCCCGCACCGGTCGAGTAGCTCCACTTGAAATAGCCATCCAGACCAGTGCAATAAATGTCGCCGTTATCGTTCCCAAAAATGACGCGGCCGTTGGGTGTTATCAGGGGAGAGCCACCGGTCCCGACGATGCCTGACGTTGGGAAGGACCATCTGATCGTGCCTGTGGGGCTGATGGAGTAGAAGTAGGTGTTCATCGAACCGACGTATAGGTTAGCGTCCGCGTCCATCGAGGGCGTCCCAAAGAAGCCTTTTAAGAAGCCGCCTGTCGGTGGGATATTGACCTCCAGCGCCACGTCAAGCGCCGATGGTCCTACCTGTAGAGAATGTCCCGTATGGTGTGTGTCATATCTAAACTGCGGGCAGAATGTGTGAACCGCATTGGCAGATGCCAGTCCACTAAAGAACACTATCACAATGATGACGCTGATGACGGTAGCAATCCCTTTCATCCTTCTCATCACAGTTCACCTCCTTGTTCTGACATCTATATATTTTGTTGATCTTGTCGCGATTCTCTCGATTCGCCCTGGTCTGACCCAATCGGGCACCGTAGGGGCGGTGCTTGTCCGCCCTATGTCCGTTTGGCAAATCATAAGGAGCGTGGCACCACTACACAATGTCCATGTCCTTCTACAACGACATTTGCGACGCCAGGCCAGTCTGAGTCTCAAGACTGCTTGCTCTTCTGCACGTCGAGTATCAGCTTGACCTGACCGATTGGCACACGAAGGCTTTTAGCTATTGTTTCAGTATCCAACCCCTGCCTTGAAAGGTCAATCACAAGCCTCTTGGTTTTCTCCATGTCGTCCTCCTCGCTCGGGCTTGCAGCTCGCTCGTTAACGTCGGCCGGTGCAACGAATGGTCGCATGGTTCGCGAGCCCATCCTCTTGCCGGCGAGGTCTGGCGAGACTTCTGTACGTGCTCGCTTCGATTCTGAAGGCGTCCCGCTCGTCATCGCGCGCGCGGGCTTCTCAAGCCATGGTCGAGGCGGACGCGCTGACTCTCTCTGCACGCCGGCGTGTTCCGGGCCTTTCCCGGCGTGGGTTGCGGCAGGCCTAACTGATTCAGTGGGGGGTTGTCCGGACGGTGCAGGCTTCGCACCAGCAGCCCCACCCAATGGGCCATGCAAGCTCTGGGGAACGCCCCCCGGACGCTTCCCAGTAACCTCCGCAGCGGTCTGTCGATTGGCCTCGCGAGATTCGAGCGCCAGCTCGAACTTGTCGGAGCGCCTCACCAGCTCCATTAAAAGGCGGTCCGCACGCTGGATAGTTCGCATCAGCTCGTCCCGCTTGGCGCTGGTGTCGTCCTGAATCCTCGAGGCGACGCTCCTGTACTCCTCGATGAGTCGCTCCATGCTCTTGCTGAGCTCAAGGACGCTCGACTCCGAATCAAGCAAAGCTGACACCTCCTTGCGGACCTTTCTTTTCTCAACAAATGCGAGAAGCACGAGCACAAGAAGGACAAGGTCAAACAAGAACAGCAGGGCGTATGTCAATACCATCATCGAAGACATGGCAAACCACTCGGAAGTCAAATAAAACTATCTGGACCGGGTAACGCTACCAGAGCTAGACAACAATGTCTATCAGGTGGTCTGCATCCTCAGCATCGAATATCTCATCGTCAGTCTTGTCTTCGGTCTGCTCATCCCGAGCAGATTCCTCGTCTTCCCTCGCCTCGCGTTTACGCTCTTCGCGGTCATCTACATGCTGGTCCTGTTCGCTCTCTTCAGTCTTCTGTATTTTGTGCGCTCGCTGATCATCCTGTTTTGCGAGCTCCGCAGCAAACATCTGCTGGTTGGCCTCGCCGTGGTGGGTTTGAACGTGTGTAACCTTCTCCGCGGCGATGGTCTGAGCGAGCGAAGTCTGCAAACTGACTGGTTCGACCATTTTCCATACACCTCTAATCCCGTCTTTACGAAGATTCGCCGAAGAATCTTTAGATCGGGGCCATCAGCTCGCGTCTTCTAGAGGCCCGCGCAGAACTCCCACTCGGCCCATGAGACTGCCAACTTCTGCCCTATCTGCCCCGGAGGCGTCAAGGGTTTGGCAGCATGAATGCACGACGTTGCACAATAACCCGCAAAAGTCCCGGAGTTACCAGCTACGTATAGCACGCCGAATCAGCCGATGTGAACTGCTTTTTTGCGGTCTTGATGTTTCTGACGTGAAGATTCGTGGTATATAATGCAGATTTGCTTCTTATGTATCGATAACTGCCCAACTTGAGAGGAGGGCAATGACGGCGCAAAACAGCTTATGCGTGGCGACGGCGGTGGTCTCGGGAGTGCGCAGCGAGGTCTCGATCGGAGGCGACAGCGACTTCGTCATCATCGGTGAGAGGATAAACCCCACAAATCGAGCTGTGCTGACTAAATCCATCGCTGACCGTAAGTTCGATGTTCCGCTCACCTCCGCGAGAAAGCAGCTTGAGGCGGGCGCCTCGATAATCGACGTGAACGTAGGGGTGGCGGGTGTTGACGAGAAAGATGTGTTGCCAGCGCTTGTTTCGTATTTGCAGGAGCATGTTGACGCGCCGCTCTCGCTGGATTCTGCGTCGGTCGAGGCGCTCGAGGCTGCGGTTCAGGTGTATAGGGGCCGGCCAGTCATCAACTCAACAACTGGCGAGCCGGAGCGGCTGGCTAGATTGCTTGCGCTGACCAAGTCGTGCAGGGGGACGCTGATTGCGCTGCTGATGGACGAGAATGGCATACCTGAGGATGTCGATGGCCGGCTGAGGATAGCCGATAGGATCCTTAATGAGGCGTCCAAGACCGGACTTTCGCTCTCGAACATCCTCATCGACAGCGTGGTGATGAGCGTCGGCGCCTCGCCCAGAGCAGGCCGGGTGACGCTGCTTGCACTTCGCGAGGTTGTGAAGAAGTTTGGCGTTCCAACAGTGCTTGGGGTTAGCAACGTGTCGCATGGAATGCCATGTAGGCCGATACTGAACCGGGCGATGCTTTCTATCGGCATTTTTGACGGGCTGTCGTCGGCGATAACTGACCCAATGGACGAGAGCATGAGGGACGCGATCGCTGCGTGCAGGCTGCTTTCTGGTCGGGACGAGATGGGGATGGATTACGTGATGCACTGCCGGCGCCGTTCGGCTAGGTGAGTGGTGTGGGCTTGCCAGGTGCAGGTGTAGGTCAGGTGCGGGCGCAGCTCGTGGAGCCAGCTCGGAAGCCTTGCGCAGGTGGGCGTGTGTGTTCACCGGCGATGTATTGGGTAGCCGCAGAGACCTGCCCAGACATAACGTCAACTGACCGATGTGAAAGAGCCTGAAATGGCTGTGCCGTGCTACGTTGAACTGCGGAGGATGGGCGAGCTCGGCAGGCGTGCTGACGTGCTCTATGCTCACCTGAAATCCTGCGGTCTGTGCCCGAGGATGTGCGGCGTGGACAGGACTGCGGGCGAGACGGGATACTGCCGTGTCGGGGATAAGGTCATCGTCAGCAGCTACGGCCCACATCCTGGCGAGGAGTCGGAGATGGTGGGTAGAAACGGTTCGGGCACGATATTCTTCGCCTCGTGCAACCTGCTGTGTGTTTTCTGCCAAAACGCAGAGATCAGCCACGGGATGCGAGGCGCCGCGCAGACGGATGCGGACCTGGCCGACAAGATGCTCCACCTTCAATCAATGGGCTGCCACAACATCAACCTCGTTACGCCGACGCACTTTGTGCCGCAGATAGTGCGGGCGATTGACATCGCCGCAGGGTTGGGGCTCAGGCTCCCGATCGTCTATAACTGCGGCGGCTACGAGCGGGTCGAGGTCCTGCGGACGCTCGACGGGATCATCGACATCTATATGCCCGATATCAAGTTCTCCGGCAGCGAGGAGTCGCAAAAATACCTGAACGCTCCGGATTATCCTGATGTAGTCAAACAAGCTGTGAAGGAGATGCACCGACAGGTCGGCGATTTAAGGGTCGATGCAGATGGCATAGCGACGCGAGGCCTTCTGGTCAGGCACTTGGTGATGCCCGGAGGCCTGGCGGGGTCGGAGGAGTTTGCGAGGTTCATTGCGGAGGAAGTATCCCCCAACACATACGTCAACATCATGCCTCAGTACCATCCGGAGCATCGGGCCGGTGAGTTTCCCGAGCTTCTGAAGAGGGACGTATGGAAGCAATATCACGCGGCGCGGGAAGTTTTCAGAATGGCGGGCGTGGACTGGACGGCTACGGGACGCGGATAGCAGTTTCGCTCAATTTGATTTCCGGGGTGCTTGATGTTTTCGCCCGGAAGTGGTCTTATATGTGCGGTAACGCAAGAATGAAAACCACCGTGAAAACGGGTGTCGAGCGATGGCGCAGAGGACTCTGAGTTTCGCTTCTAGTGAAGAGCTAGACGCGAGAAAAAGGAATATCCTGCGCTCCCCGAAAGCAGACGGCTCAGGCGGCGCCGACTCAATTCCATATCTTGTTGCTTTAGGGGTGAGCATTGCTGAAAGAAAACAGCCGATCCAGTTCACGCCCAACTTCTCCCGTCATATTCACCGATGGGCCTCATACGTGCAGGGCTTCTCGGCCTCGTTTGTCGAGTCCACCATCCGTCGGCACTGTAGGGATTATCCCAATCTACGGGTCCTCGACCCCTTTGCTGGGTGTGGCACAGTGCTGGTCCAGTCGAAGCTCCTGGGGTATCCCTCGCTCGGGACTGAATTGAATCCCCTTCTCAGCTTTGTAGCCGGCGTGAAGGTGAACTCATGGGATGTCTCCCCCGCCCGCCTTCTTGCCGCGTTTGAATCAATGCCAAAAGACGCGCCCCAGGAAGCGCCTCGGTTTCTCAGGTCGGTCAATCAGTTCCGGCCTGGCGTTCTCGCGAATCTGGAGAGAATACGAGGTGGGATTGGCTGGTTGGAGGAGCATGAGGCCAACAGAAAGGTTCTGAACTTGCTGAAGGTCGCGTTTTGCTCGGTGCTAGTGCCTTGCAGCAATCTCAAGAGGACCCCATGCCTAGGATACAGCAGGAGCAAAGCTGTGCCTGATAATGCCCCGTGGCGCCTGTTTGAGGCGAAGGTTCACGCTATCGCCAGCGATCTAGACACAATTCGCAGGACATGCGGGGACAGGATACCTGTGGAGTCTCGTGTCCTATGTGAAGATGCAATGGAGTATAGACACGAACAGAAATTCGACCTCGCGATTACCTCTCCGCCATACATGAACGGGCTTGATTACGTAATGAATTACAAGATCGAGATGGGGTGGCTGGGGTTTGTTGCAGACCATCGGGGCCTAAAAGAGATAAAGGACTCGATGGTTGTTTGCGACAACGTCTCAAAAGAGTTGGTCAGGGGTTTTGCGAGCAGAACCAATGCTTATACCAATGACTGGATCGACAAGATTTGTGCTGAGATCTCCAGGAACATAGAGCGCCGGGGCGTATACCGGCGGACTGACATGCCGCATGTCGTGGCCAAGTATTTTGACGACCTATATCGAGTAATGCACAATGTCTCAAGCTCGTTGAATCCCGGTGGTAGATTTGTTCTGGTGGTGGGCGACAGTCTTATCGCGGATGTTTACGTCCCTACAGACTTGATACTCGCGAGAATCGGCACAGAGTTGGGCCTTCAGATTGAGAGCATTGAGAAGGCACGAAGCAGGCGGTCCGGGCAAATCAGAAGCTACCGACTGCGAGAGAGCATCGTGACGCTGAGAAATCTGGAAAGCGCATGACTGAGGAGTCCCTAGGCTACGTCCAATCACCCAAGAATTCCAATGGCATAACCAGATCGAAGACAACACTTCAACTCAGACTGTGGCGCTTCCAAAGACGCCAATCGATGGCCAGCGAGTTTTCATAAGAGCTGGGAGCGCAAAGAAGAGGGGCTGGCAGATCACTTTCAGAGACGTCTTCAAAGACGCTTTGGAATCTGGGGACAGTTGAGCCGCCACACCCACGCACGATTGACAGCCTCGCCCCGAATGTCTTACGGTTGTCGCAGGGCCAGGACGGTGAAGTTTTTTGGCCTTAAGATAAAACTACTGACACAAGAGCCCTGACGCGGGATACGGATAATGGCGAGCAAACGGCTTGAGGCGCACATGATTCGGAGCTTTGTGTCGCCCGTGGGCGCGCTCGCCGGCGTTCTCCGCTACCTGAAGGATGTGCGGCCGTTCTATCACCTGATGGGCCTTTCGGGCTTCGCTTTCAGGATCAACATCGGAGACGGCGTCTGCCCAAGCTCCCCCTGTGCTTTTCACTGGGACCATTTCCTCTCAAGAGCGCTGATGCT carries:
- the nusA gene encoding transcription termination factor NusA, translated to MNKQLIKAIESLEFEKGISKEKLISAVETALAAAIGRDVDAAPKNVEVRIDPESGETSIFEVRKVVEVVTDPDLEIEASRVKSLPPDAQIEGDVVRFPKQVRDFGRIAAQIAKQVIMQKVREAEKEAVQSEYNDRVGEMVTGLVIRSEPAGTVLDLGRAEGMIYRREQIPQERLRYGDRVCAYVVEVAERRSRAQVVLSRAHPGLIRRLFESSVAEVGSGIVEIKDVERIPGQRTKMSVLSHDESIDAVGACVGVRGARVQTVIRELKGELIDVVNWDPDTQQYIRNALVPAKVMSVEIDEEKKTARVVVPDNDFSQAVGRHWQNVSLASKLTGYSLQILKESLAREEEGRRLEALAHFKKSLVDEIGLDDAHLAVLEKEGLLSIEAIAARPPLEMAKLLDIRRKLARAVVLFAQSKMRVDTPASEKVKEVAKNKIVK
- the rimP gene encoding ribosome maturation factor RimP; amino-acid sequence: MIADKAWALTEPVCAELGLQLVEIDYRKHESRWVLAILVDKVGGVAVSDLSELSSQLNPLLDLEGFIPNRYVLEVSSPGVMRALKSPDDFRRFSGRRAKVFLSEMVENRKRFVGIIQDVVQREQGPAVVFELSSGERLEAPFALIWRASLHYTTQELLAGVGRK
- a CDS encoding PQQ-binding-like beta-propeller repeat protein; amino-acid sequence: MRRMKGIATVISVIIVIVFFSGLASANAVHTFCPQFRYDTHHTGHSLQVGPSALDVALEVNIPPTGGFLKGFFGTPSMDADANLYVGSMNTYFYSISPTGTIRWSFPTSGIVGTGGSPLITPNGRVIFGNDNGDIYCTGLDGYFKWSYSTGAGDGFAIFNGPSSSFDGNVYFGNYAGNLYSLRESDGSLNWSLPLTSASIYTSSVTIDDELLLVGATDGKLYAVTKSGLPSWSYSVGGELHATPVLTDAGLILFGSTNGAFTCVNREGEFRWSDAFPMPISASAAYAGPDSIVVGDEGSNIRKFDSSGRTVWAGQLVGAIKASPLIDSDGKIYVYTEPGNIYIMRSDGIVLDWTTRDGYWKAGASPVIGPTGTLYICTAKDEAQVIGFRDQGGSGAPSLTGSVADDDLTVGESLKYSVTFLNPSRRLTVDFYVAVMLGDTLLFYPGWVTDWGYTRFTLDGGASGTGTLIDMPIADSSLFGHYTFYSAAMVPGTLINFSETSAVGVTIH
- a CDS encoding dihydropteroate synthase yields the protein MTAQNSLCVATAVVSGVRSEVSIGGDSDFVIIGERINPTNRAVLTKSIADRKFDVPLTSARKQLEAGASIIDVNVGVAGVDEKDVLPALVSYLQEHVDAPLSLDSASVEALEAAVQVYRGRPVINSTTGEPERLARLLALTKSCRGTLIALLMDENGIPEDVDGRLRIADRILNEASKTGLSLSNILIDSVVMSVGASPRAGRVTLLALREVVKKFGVPTVLGVSNVSHGMPCRPILNRAMLSIGIFDGLSSAITDPMDESMRDAIAACRLLSGRDEMGMDYVMHCRRRSAR
- a CDS encoding radical SAM protein; its protein translation is MAVPCYVELRRMGELGRRADVLYAHLKSCGLCPRMCGVDRTAGETGYCRVGDKVIVSSYGPHPGEESEMVGRNGSGTIFFASCNLLCVFCQNAEISHGMRGAAQTDADLADKMLHLQSMGCHNINLVTPTHFVPQIVRAIDIAAGLGLRLPIVYNCGGYERVEVLRTLDGIIDIYMPDIKFSGSEESQKYLNAPDYPDVVKQAVKEMHRQVGDLRVDADGIATRGLLVRHLVMPGGLAGSEEFARFIAEEVSPNTYVNIMPQYHPEHRAGEFPELLKRDVWKQYHAAREVFRMAGVDWTATGRG